A window of Mytilus edulis chromosome 10, xbMytEdul2.2, whole genome shotgun sequence contains these coding sequences:
- the LOC139492735 gene encoding uncharacterized protein MG328 homolog has product MMMFRSVLFVSSVSIVYGFLLNNNINPNPQISGQQTGANNQVLTITEFYDAKTILQNKIDDVRHETETARHETEDLRHDVDSKLSLVTSQLQQMFSAFQQQLTKDLGQYETNRSQDMERKYTELARNHTQLQENFNVMKYNFGQLQQNCNAMKDKYQNQTIELLSLKNNVVHLSDRVDDISQCKNKTMELEKAIVELKVLKSIQPLRDFSVLKQQVQTITSQTHVLSINDRARSEDFRALHNLTVNSMNQISTRLNEQNISTEARFQNTDSRHNASFATLIKDVHKSEFRQNATLISIVNSLENNLTLTIGNVQQAVSKINNRVAVTACSSSGDTKSSGYVVKFDDVRAIVGVKNISSFRTSGQFTSEVEGLYLVSVWIDTTTNYGHFQIYKNQMIIGSTVFNYISTSATVQTTGTAVVAVELQIGDTVRIQTAKSMYIAHSKESCFTIAKLN; this is encoded by the exons ATGATGATGTTTAGAAGTGTTTTATTTGTCTCCTCTGTTTCTATTGTATATGGATTTCTTTTGAATAACAATATCAATCCAAATCCTCAAATTTCTGGACAACAAACTGGTGCCAATAACCAAGTCCTAACGATAACTGAGTTTTATGACGCCAAAACGATACTACAAAACAAAATTGATGATGTCCGCCATGAAACAGAAACCGCACGACACGAAACAGAAGATTTACGCCATGATGTGGATAGTAAGCTATCATTAGTGACGTCGCAATTGCAGCAAATGTTTTCTGCTTTCCAACAACAATTGACAAAAGATCTTGGTCAATATGAAACAAACAGATCCCAAGATATGGAAAGGAAGTATACTGAATTGGCTAGAAATCATACTCAATTACAGGAGAATTTCAACGTAATGAAATACAATTTTGGCCAATTACAACAAAATTGCAATGCAATGAAAGACAAATACCAAAACCAGACGATCGAATTATTGTCTTTGAAAAACAATGTAGTGCACCTTTCTGATAGAGTGGATGACATATCACAATGTAAAAATAAGACAATGGAACTTGAGAAAGCTATAGTTGAATTAAAGGTTCTAAAAAGTATCCAACCATTACGCGACTTCAGTGTTTTGAAACAGCAGGTCCAAACGATAACTTCTCAGACGCATGTTTTAAGTATCAACGACCGCGCTAGGAGTGAAGATTTCCGAGCGCTACATAATTTGACAGTCAATTCGATGAATCAAATATCAACGAGATTAAACGAGCAAAACATATCAACCGAAGCTCGTTTTCAAAACACTGATTCCAGGCATAATGCATCGTTTGCTACGTTGATAAAAGATGTTCATAAGTCTGAATTTAGACAAAACGCTACCCTCATTTCGATAGTTAACTCTTTAGAAAACAATTTAACGTTAACCATTGGAAATGTTCAACAGGCAGTAAGCAAAATCAATAATCGAG tGGCAGTGACAGCCTGTTCGTCATCGGGTGATACAAAATCTAGTGGCTATGTGGTAAAATTCGACGATGTAAGAGCTATTGTCGGTGTAAAGAACATATCCTCATTTCGTACAAGTGGACAGTTCACCAGTGAAGTCGAAGGGCTTTATCTCGTATCTGTGTGGATCGATACAACTACTAATTATGgacattttcaaatttacaaGAATCAAATGATTATAGGCAGTACcgtttttaattatatttctaCAAGTGCTACAGTTCAAACCACAGGTACTGCTGTTGTAGCTGTAGAATTACAAATTGGTGATACCGTGAGGATTCAGACTGCTAAATCCATGTATATTGCACATAGTAAAGAATCTTGTTTCACCATTGCTAAATTGAACTAG